From Nonlabens sp. Ci31, the proteins below share one genomic window:
- a CDS encoding IS30 family transposase: MHEYKQLTRNQRYQIQTLLKAEIGKIEIADIIGVYPTIIYRELDRNSAKRGRTAGNYVAKNAQRPAVSRHKCKPKQVLLTEVMKERIAGLLCFEKWSPVLISKRLELEGEICVSHETIYQWIWDVKKSKKKAKLKYSKLYKSLRHGSRRQKRGNTNNKRGAIKGRVGIEERPDVVDHRERVGDIEVDPMMGSGHKLALLVMTDRTTLVTILEKLKGKEAQEVYEKMEERLTNFSSSWIKTITFGNGKEFAKHQKKGELLNAKTYFTRPYTLQDKGTVENRIV, translated from the coding sequence TTGCATGAATACAAACAATTAACCAGAAACCAAAGATATCAAATACAAACATTATTAAAAGCAGAAATTGGTAAAATAGAAATTGCTGATATTATAGGAGTCTATCCAACAATTATTTACAGAGAGCTGGACAGAAACAGTGCCAAGCGTGGAAGAACAGCCGGTAACTATGTTGCTAAAAACGCACAGAGACCTGCGGTCTCCCGTCATAAATGCAAGCCCAAACAGGTACTTTTGACAGAAGTGATGAAAGAGCGCATTGCTGGATTGCTTTGCTTTGAGAAATGGAGTCCCGTGCTCATCAGCAAACGTTTAGAACTGGAAGGTGAGATATGCGTGAGCCACGAAACTATATATCAGTGGATCTGGGATGTCAAGAAAAGTAAGAAGAAAGCAAAATTAAAGTACTCCAAACTTTATAAGAGCCTCAGGCATGGCAGCCGAAGGCAGAAGAGAGGGAATACCAATAATAAAAGAGGAGCCATAAAAGGCCGTGTGGGAATTGAAGAGCGTCCTGATGTTGTAGACCATCGAGAACGCGTTGGAGACATTGAGGTTGACCCGATGATGGGAAGTGGACACAAATTAGCTCTATTGGTAATGACAGATAGAACCACCTTGGTAACGATCTTGGAAAAACTCAAAGGAAAGGAAGCACAAGAGGTATATGAAAAAATGGAAGAAAGACTTACCAACTTCAGTTCGTCCTGGATAAAGACAATTACCTTTGGTAACGGAAAAGAGTTTGCAAAGCATCAAAAGAAAGGTGAGCTTTTAAATGCCAAAACTTATTTTACAAGGCCCTATACGTTACAGGACAAAGGAACAGTAGAAAACAGAATAGTGTAA
- a CDS encoding single-stranded DNA-binding protein, with product MSNLSNRVQLIGHLGQDPEIVNLNNDKKLVKFSLATSDRYTNKLGEKVTDTQWHRIVAFNATANIISEYVKKGNKIGVEGKLVTRQWEDKEGEKQYTTEVVCDQVLLLGGKA from the coding sequence ATGAGCAATCTAAGCAACAGAGTACAGTTAATCGGACACCTAGGACAGGATCCAGAAATCGTAAATTTAAACAATGACAAGAAACTAGTAAAGTTTTCACTTGCCACCTCAGACCGTTATACCAACAAGCTAGGTGAGAAAGTAACAGACACGCAATGGCATCGCATCGTAGCCTTTAATGCTACGGCAAACATCATTTCTGAGTATGTCAAGAAAGGAAATAAAATAGGCGTAGAAGGGAAACTAGTCACCAGACAATGGGAAGATAAAGAGGGTGAGAAGCAATACACCACAGAAGTTGTTTGTGATCAAGTATTGCTGCTAGGCGGCAAGGCTTAG
- a CDS encoding mechanosensitive ion channel family protein — translation MKRYVQLIICVLLILFFFNMEGIVKSTTSLSGFEDYKSSLLAPQKQNFLIICFAWLLIIFLRKLKRIFLNRFDISAEDNLKARKIYTQINLLEKIIIFVIALLAIGFILISFDSIKKIGYGIFASAGLAGIFIGLSAQKVVGALLAGIQIAFTQPFRIEDAVFVENEWGWIEEINLTYVVIRLWDKRRLVLPSTYFLEKPFQNWTRTSADIVGTVFLHTDYRVSFEELRKELTRILENTTLWDKQVNVLQVTDAKERSVEIRILVSAKNSPTTWDLRVHVREKMIEFIQKNYPESLPRTRIHLDDSTVKEG, via the coding sequence ATGAAAAGATATGTTCAACTTATAATTTGTGTTTTACTGATCCTTTTCTTTTTCAATATGGAAGGGATTGTAAAAAGCACCACGAGTCTTTCTGGGTTTGAAGATTATAAAAGCTCCCTTTTAGCACCTCAAAAACAAAACTTTTTAATTATTTGTTTTGCTTGGCTACTTATTATTTTCTTGAGAAAGTTAAAAAGAATATTTTTAAATCGCTTTGATATTTCAGCAGAAGACAACCTTAAAGCTAGAAAAATATACACGCAAATCAACCTGCTCGAAAAGATCATCATTTTTGTCATTGCTCTGCTTGCTATTGGTTTTATATTGATCTCCTTTGATAGCATTAAAAAAATCGGATATGGAATTTTTGCATCAGCAGGTTTAGCTGGTATTTTCATTGGTTTATCAGCTCAAAAAGTAGTGGGTGCATTGCTAGCGGGGATACAAATAGCGTTTACGCAACCATTCCGTATAGAAGATGCTGTATTTGTAGAAAACGAATGGGGTTGGATTGAAGAAATCAATTTGACCTATGTGGTGATTCGTCTTTGGGATAAAAGAAGACTGGTTTTGCCTTCCACTTACTTTTTAGAAAAGCCTTTTCAAAACTGGACCAGAACTTCTGCCGATATTGTCGGTACTGTCTTCTTACATACCGATTATCGTGTTTCTTTTGAGGAGCTCAGAAAAGAATTAACTAGAATATTAGAAAACACCACTCTTTGGGACAAACAAGTAAATGTATTACAGGTGACTGATGCTAAGGAAAGATCAGTAGAAATACGAATTTTAGTAAGCGCAAAAAACTCCCCCACTACATGGGACTTGCGGGTTCATGTTCGTGAAAAAATGATTGAATTTATACAGAAAAATTACCCAGAAAGTTTACCGAGAACGCGTATTCATTTAGATGATAGTACTGTTAAGGAAGGCTAG
- a CDS encoding DEAD/DEAH box helicase, with the protein MTFKELGLVEPILRALQDQGYERPTPIQAQAIPVLLEGKDLLGCAQTGTGKTAAFSIPIVQDLYNRQPPKGKRRIKTLVVTPTRELAIQIGENFSAYAKYTDIKNTVIFGGVKQTSQVYALHQGIDVLVATPGRLLDLINQRYISLDHVEHFVLDEADQMLDMGFIHDIKKLLKLLPQKRQSLFFSATMPSAIVKLSNEILGNPARVTIEPEKTTAEKVEQRIYHVNKMNKTKLLIDLLSNELNDATLVFSRTKHGANKIVKDLDKAGIKSAAIHGNKSQAARQRALQQFKDGDLHALIATDIAARGIDIDELNYVVNYDLPNVPESYVHRIGRTGRAGASGLAVSFCMLEERPFLKDIEKLIRTSIPVVEVHEFEFKMEDAAEPSLKKQGGGGRSQGRSNKPKSGGGNSSSRSSGGNRNNNRNRSR; encoded by the coding sequence ATGACATTTAAAGAATTAGGGTTAGTAGAACCCATCTTGCGAGCTTTGCAAGACCAAGGATATGAACGTCCTACACCTATACAAGCACAAGCCATTCCAGTACTATTAGAAGGAAAAGATTTATTAGGCTGTGCACAGACTGGAACCGGTAAAACTGCCGCATTTTCCATTCCCATCGTTCAAGATTTATACAACCGCCAGCCGCCAAAAGGCAAAAGGCGTATCAAAACATTAGTGGTTACTCCTACCAGAGAACTGGCCATTCAAATAGGGGAGAATTTTTCAGCCTACGCAAAATACACCGATATTAAGAATACGGTCATCTTTGGTGGAGTGAAGCAAACTTCTCAAGTGTATGCGTTGCATCAAGGAATAGATGTACTAGTTGCTACTCCAGGAAGATTACTGGATTTAATCAATCAACGTTACATCTCTCTTGATCATGTCGAGCATTTTGTGCTAGATGAGGCAGACCAGATGCTAGACATGGGTTTTATCCACGATATCAAGAAGCTGTTAAAGCTTTTACCTCAAAAAAGACAGTCGCTATTTTTTAGTGCTACCATGCCCAGCGCCATCGTAAAACTCTCTAACGAGATTTTAGGAAATCCCGCTAGAGTAACTATAGAGCCCGAAAAAACAACTGCAGAAAAAGTAGAACAGCGCATTTACCACGTTAATAAAATGAACAAGACCAAGCTCTTGATCGATTTATTAAGTAATGAGTTGAATGATGCTACCTTAGTTTTTTCTAGAACTAAGCATGGAGCAAACAAGATTGTTAAAGATCTAGATAAAGCTGGTATTAAAAGCGCCGCTATTCATGGGAATAAATCTCAGGCTGCGCGACAAAGAGCTTTGCAGCAATTTAAAGATGGAGATCTTCACGCACTTATAGCAACAGATATTGCTGCTCGTGGTATTGATATTGATGAATTGAACTATGTAGTCAACTATGATTTACCTAACGTGCCAGAATCTTATGTACACCGAATAGGAAGGACAGGTAGAGCTGGAGCAAGCGGTCTTGCCGTTTCTTTTTGTATGTTAGAAGAACGTCCTTTCTTAAAAGACATCGAGAAGTTGATCAGAACAAGTATTCCTGTTGTGGAAGTGCACGAGTTTGAATTCAAGATGGAAGATGCGGCAGAGCCAAGTTTGAAAAAACAAGGTGGTGGAGGTCGTTCTCAAGGAAGAAGCAATAAACCTAAAAGTGGTGGTGGTAACAGTTCTTCCAGAAGTAGTGGAGGGAATCGCAACAATAACCGCAATCGCAGTAGGTAG
- a CDS encoding transporter substrate-binding domain-containing protein, which yields MNVKIKAFFIAIVIVLSSCSQGDKRSKEADKDPIPYKISKDLDAIKEDGVLHAITIYSSTSYFLYKGRPMGFEYELLSRLAEDLGLELKITVAKDINDLFDMLNNGDGDLIAYGLTITEPRQNLVSFTENHYVTHQALVQRMPDNWRSLPGYKIEKEVISNTLELINDTVWVRENTSYSERLKNLQEEIGAEIPIEHIEGNIPTDEIIRMVVNGEIDRTVADYNIASINKTYYPILHIDTRISFSQRIAWAVRQNSPELLQAINKWIAKEKRKDDYYVIYNKYFKNTKSYRGRIQSDFYSKNGNKISKYDAIIKKNAAIIGWDWRFLCSQVYQESRFDPKAESWAGAGGLIQLMPDTAKEVGVTNSFNPEQNIRGGVKYLDKMRDKFDDVDDPVQKMKFTLAAFNCGAGHVFDAMRLTEKNGKNPNVWDQNVEEYMLKLADKKYYLDDVVRYGFVRGAEPYHYVRDIFLRFEHYKQFIDQGKPI from the coding sequence ATGAATGTAAAAATAAAGGCTTTTTTTATCGCTATTGTCATTGTTCTTTCGAGTTGTTCTCAAGGTGATAAAAGATCAAAAGAGGCAGATAAAGATCCAATACCGTACAAGATAAGTAAAGATTTAGATGCCATAAAAGAAGATGGTGTACTGCACGCCATAACCATATATAGTTCTACCAGTTATTTTTTGTATAAAGGGCGGCCAATGGGTTTTGAGTACGAGTTGTTATCTCGCTTAGCCGAAGACTTAGGCTTGGAATTAAAAATTACGGTAGCCAAAGATATTAATGATCTGTTTGATATGCTGAACAATGGCGATGGTGATTTAATTGCTTATGGGTTAACGATAACCGAGCCTAGACAAAACTTAGTAAGCTTTACAGAAAATCATTACGTAACACACCAAGCTTTAGTTCAGAGGATGCCAGATAATTGGCGTTCGTTGCCAGGTTATAAAATTGAAAAGGAGGTCATTTCTAACACGTTAGAATTGATTAATGATACCGTATGGGTGAGAGAAAACACCTCCTATTCTGAAAGGCTTAAGAATCTGCAGGAAGAGATAGGCGCTGAAATTCCGATAGAGCATATTGAAGGAAATATACCTACAGATGAAATTATTAGAATGGTGGTGAACGGTGAAATTGACAGAACAGTTGCCGATTACAATATAGCATCTATTAATAAAACCTATTATCCGATACTTCATATAGATACTAGAATTTCGTTTTCTCAACGCATCGCATGGGCAGTTCGGCAGAATTCGCCTGAATTACTTCAAGCGATAAACAAATGGATTGCCAAGGAGAAGAGGAAAGATGATTATTATGTTATTTACAATAAATACTTTAAAAACACCAAATCCTATAGAGGTAGGATACAAAGTGATTTTTACAGTAAAAATGGGAATAAGATTAGTAAATATGACGCTATTATTAAAAAAAATGCAGCGATCATAGGATGGGACTGGCGCTTCCTTTGTTCCCAAGTTTATCAAGAATCAAGGTTTGACCCTAAAGCAGAGTCTTGGGCTGGTGCCGGAGGACTCATACAATTGATGCCAGATACGGCAAAAGAAGTTGGCGTTACCAATAGTTTTAACCCAGAACAAAATATTCGTGGAGGTGTCAAGTATTTGGATAAAATGCGTGATAAGTTTGATGATGTAGACGATCCTGTCCAAAAGATGAAATTTACTTTAGCTGCCTTTAATTGCGGTGCAGGCCACGTTTTTGATGCGATGCGACTTACAGAAAAAAATGGTAAAAATCCGAATGTTTGGGACCAAAATGTGGAAGAGTACATGTTGAAATTGGCAGACAAGAAATACTATTTGGACGATGTGGTCAGATATGGTTTTGTTAGAGGAGCAGAGCCGTATCATTATGTAAGAGATATCTTTCTGCGCTTTGAGCACTATAAACAATTTATAGATCAAGGGAAACCTATTTAA
- a CDS encoding magnesium chelatase: MDHNKINTLGQLKKAGWKSKSIKEELRDNLIHNIKNDVDSFKGIHGYENTVIPELERAILSRHNINLLGLRGQAKTRLARLMTGLLDEYIPYVTQSEIHDDPLQPLSRTAKQLMEEHGDDTPISWLHRDDRFYEKLATPDVTVADLIGDIDPIKAANLKLSYADDRVIHYGMIPRANRCIFVINELPDLQARIQVALFNILQEGDIQIRGFKLRLSLDMQFVFTANPEDYTNRGSIVTPLKDRIGSQILTHYPENIEIAKTITQQEAKNDLRTAEAVYVPELAKDLLEQISFCARDSEYVDEKSGVSARMSITAFENLLSTAERRSLMNGDDKTSIRFSDFTGVIPSITGKIELVYEGEQEGAAFVANELIGAATKTLFPLYFPEIKKLVKENEDTPYDKLIEWFFNNEGLELLDELNDSDYQVLIDQIEPLEDLVQKYQPETSKEDRNFMKEFILWSLVEFDKLSKKRFTEGYQFNDLYSDFVRGM; this comes from the coding sequence ATGGATCACAATAAGATAAACACATTAGGCCAACTCAAAAAAGCGGGATGGAAGTCTAAATCGATAAAAGAAGAATTAAGAGATAACCTGATTCACAACATTAAAAATGATGTGGACTCTTTTAAAGGAATTCACGGGTATGAAAACACGGTCATTCCAGAACTGGAACGAGCGATTTTATCACGTCACAATATCAATTTATTAGGATTGCGAGGTCAAGCAAAGACACGATTGGCAAGACTTATGACGGGATTGCTAGATGAATATATCCCGTACGTAACACAAAGTGAGATTCATGATGATCCTTTGCAGCCTCTTTCAAGAACAGCAAAGCAGTTGATGGAAGAACACGGAGATGACACCCCTATTTCTTGGTTGCATAGAGACGATCGTTTTTATGAAAAATTAGCTACCCCAGATGTGACGGTAGCAGATTTAATTGGAGATATAGATCCTATAAAAGCAGCCAACTTAAAATTGAGCTATGCTGATGATCGCGTGATTCATTACGGGATGATTCCCCGTGCTAACCGATGTATTTTTGTTATTAATGAACTACCAGATTTACAAGCTCGTATACAGGTAGCGCTTTTTAATATCCTTCAAGAAGGTGATATTCAAATACGCGGATTCAAATTGCGTTTATCCTTAGATATGCAATTTGTCTTCACAGCAAATCCAGAAGATTATACCAACCGTGGTAGTATTGTAACACCATTAAAAGATAGAATAGGATCTCAGATTTTGACGCACTATCCTGAGAATATTGAGATCGCCAAAACGATTACTCAACAAGAAGCTAAGAATGACTTGCGTACTGCAGAGGCGGTTTATGTGCCAGAACTAGCTAAAGATTTATTAGAACAAATTAGTTTTTGTGCAAGAGATAGTGAGTACGTAGATGAAAAAAGTGGAGTGAGTGCTCGTATGAGTATCACAGCTTTTGAAAACTTATTAAGCACAGCAGAACGTCGCTCCTTAATGAATGGAGACGATAAAACTAGCATACGCTTTTCTGATTTTACCGGAGTTATTCCTTCTATTACAGGGAAGATAGAGTTGGTTTATGAAGGAGAGCAAGAAGGTGCTGCTTTTGTGGCAAACGAGTTGATAGGAGCAGCGACTAAAACATTGTTTCCGCTGTACTTTCCAGAGATTAAGAAACTGGTAAAGGAAAATGAAGATACCCCGTACGATAAATTGATCGAGTGGTTTTTCAACAACGAAGGCTTAGAATTATTAGATGAGTTGAACGACAGTGATTATCAAGTGTTGATCGATCAGATAGAGCCCTTGGAAGATTTGGTACAGAAATACCAACCAGAGACAAGTAAGGAAGATCGTAATTTTATGAAAGAATTTATTCTTTGGTCTTTAGTAGAATTTGATAAGCTCAGTAAAAAACGATTTACAGAAGGTTATCAATTCAATGACCTGTACAGTGACTTTGTAAGAGGTATGTAA
- a CDS encoding response regulator — MPAQDAKLGNKPPISKKQLELDSLLKVVRSHYYDKDYKNAIEKGNLLLHLSEEIGSSKNEIAASSLIGNSLLQRGDTIASQKIFEKSLLKAQKANDLEKIIIASIDLGNVYAISKQYEKAIKNYTKVLPLAEQFNQPVYLFLLNYNVGESYLELNLPNQAAAFISNTNTYVSDLATAYKASQKSLSGKLSYAVGDYKKATEDFDQGIDYAKESDFTEILLEIYEYYALTEERKGDYKKANELLKQYNSLNEEKYKLDNIAAVENAVAKFNVEQMEQELITTQYENEITRERATRNTILISGAIALVFLSILTLFLFRNQHKRKKLLIDLKNNNYLLAVAKEKSDRLRMSKDALFSRISHELRTPMYGIIGISNLMVSDKKEAVNSDNIRSLKYSADYLLSLINNVLEMNKINRVKDDLLKKDIINIRQVCNYAMDSARYISQNNGNANQLCIDEAIPEKVVGDSSRLSQVLINLLSNAGKFTEDGKITLEVTLKSLSDLECCILFMVKDNGIGIAKDRQVAIFEEAAFIEHHHENEGTGLGLPISRSIIELHNSKLDLISDLGKGTEVRFVFCYELAKEKSIEENILQITGNLSLLEGKKILVVEDNKINQVVTRKMLENLKIEVDTAYDAIEAIKKAQTVSYDLILMDINMPPGIDGFEAAKKIREFDQITPIIALTAAEQREVKERIKDSAMNDYIIKPFKMEYFQHSLLKLIK, encoded by the coding sequence TTGCCAGCACAAGATGCAAAATTAGGAAATAAGCCTCCTATTTCTAAAAAGCAGCTGGAATTAGATAGTTTACTAAAGGTAGTAAGGAGCCATTACTACGATAAAGATTATAAAAACGCTATTGAAAAAGGGAATTTACTTCTTCACTTGTCTGAAGAGATCGGTTCTTCCAAAAATGAAATTGCAGCTTCGAGCTTAATTGGTAATTCTCTATTACAACGCGGAGATACGATAGCCTCTCAGAAGATTTTTGAGAAATCTCTTTTAAAAGCACAAAAAGCTAACGATCTAGAAAAAATTATTATCGCATCAATTGACTTGGGTAATGTTTATGCTATTAGTAAACAATATGAAAAAGCAATTAAAAATTATACAAAAGTATTACCGCTAGCGGAGCAATTTAACCAACCTGTTTATTTATTTCTTTTAAATTATAATGTAGGAGAATCTTATTTGGAGCTGAATTTACCAAATCAGGCAGCTGCTTTCATTTCAAATACTAATACCTATGTAAGCGACTTAGCTACTGCCTATAAAGCAAGTCAAAAATCTCTTTCAGGAAAACTTTCTTATGCTGTAGGTGACTATAAAAAAGCTACAGAGGACTTTGATCAAGGCATTGATTATGCCAAAGAATCAGATTTTACGGAAATTTTACTTGAAATATACGAGTATTACGCTTTAACTGAAGAGAGAAAAGGTGATTATAAGAAAGCAAATGAATTATTAAAGCAATACAACAGTCTGAATGAAGAAAAATACAAGCTGGATAATATAGCAGCTGTGGAAAATGCGGTGGCTAAGTTTAATGTAGAACAAATGGAGCAAGAGCTTATAACTACGCAATATGAAAATGAAATAACAAGAGAACGAGCAACAAGGAATACCATCTTAATATCCGGTGCTATCGCATTAGTGTTTTTGAGTATTCTCACACTTTTTCTCTTTCGAAATCAACACAAACGAAAAAAGCTTCTGATAGATTTAAAAAACAACAACTATTTACTGGCTGTAGCTAAAGAAAAGAGTGATCGATTAAGAATGTCTAAAGATGCTTTATTCTCTAGAATTAGTCATGAATTACGAACGCCTATGTATGGAATCATAGGGATTTCTAATCTGATGGTAAGTGATAAAAAGGAAGCGGTCAATTCTGATAACATAAGATCTTTAAAATACAGTGCAGACTACCTACTTTCATTGATCAATAATGTTCTAGAAATGAACAAAATAAACAGGGTGAAAGACGATCTTTTGAAAAAAGATATTATTAATATCCGGCAAGTCTGTAATTATGCTATGGATTCTGCTCGCTATATTTCGCAAAATAACGGTAATGCAAACCAACTTTGCATAGATGAAGCTATACCAGAAAAAGTGGTGGGAGACTCTTCTAGATTATCTCAAGTACTTATCAACCTTTTAAGTAATGCAGGCAAATTTACAGAAGACGGAAAAATCACACTTGAAGTGACGCTTAAATCACTAAGTGATTTGGAGTGCTGTATCTTATTTATGGTAAAAGATAATGGAATAGGAATCGCCAAAGATAGGCAAGTAGCTATTTTTGAAGAGGCAGCATTTATAGAACATCATCACGAAAATGAAGGTACCGGTTTAGGATTACCCATTTCCAGGAGCATTATCGAATTGCATAATTCCAAACTTGACCTGATAAGTGATCTTGGCAAAGGAACAGAAGTAAGATTTGTATTCTGCTATGAGCTAGCAAAAGAAAAATCTATAGAAGAAAATATTTTACAAATAACTGGGAACCTTAGCTTATTAGAAGGAAAGAAAATACTGGTAGTTGAAGACAACAAAATAAATCAGGTAGTCACTCGTAAAATGCTGGAAAATTTAAAAATTGAAGTAGATACCGCCTACGATGCCATAGAAGCGATAAAGAAAGCACAAACAGTAAGTTACGATCTTATTTTAATGGATATTAACATGCCACCCGGCATAGATGGTTTTGAAGCAGCAAAGAAGATCAGGGAATTTGATCAAATTACTCCTATCATAGCGCTCACTGCAGCAGAACAACGAGAAGTTAAAGAGCGTATAAAAGATAGCGCTATGAATGATTATATTATTAAACCATTTAAAATGGAATACTTTCAGCACAGTTTATTAAAACTCATAAAGTAG
- the recG gene encoding ATP-dependent DNA helicase RecG, which translates to MPLNFLSTPIDYLAGIGPERAKLLRSELHIHTYGDLANLFPNRYIDKTKYYKINELVPDSAQVQILGKILNIKTAGAGKAERLVATFADETGRMELVWFRSQKHFKDSLKINEPYVAFGKVARYGSQYNIAHPDLELLADHKSRKQSAMTPVYPSTEMLAKRKITNTYIVKCMRKLFSEINGAFVETLPDDMRAHYKLVGKNEAMLNAHFPSTPEMLRASIYRLKFEELFFIQMELLLQNRIRKTKIKGYVFDHVGDKFTNFYKNHLPFELTGAQKRVVKEIRADMATGAHMNRLLQGDVGSGKTIVALLTALLALDNGFQACIMAPTEILAQQHYSGVSELLEGTGITVSILTGSVKTKNRRVIHEALEDGSLDILIGTHALIEDKVKFKNIGVAIVDEQHRFGVAQRAKLWKKNDLPPHVLVMTATPIPRTLAMSLYGDLDISVIDELPPGRKEIKTVHRFDKNRLAVFAFIRDEIALGRQIYMVYPLIEESETLDYKDLQDGYESIVREFPLPKYKVSIVHGRMKSEDKDYEMNRFVKGETQIMVATTVIEVGVNVPNASVMIIESAERFGLSQLHQLRGRVGRGADQSYCILMTGHKLSSDSKTRLQTMVATTDGFQIAEVDLKLRGPGDLMGTRQSGVMDLRLADIVKDNQILALAREAAQKLLAKDAKIEKPEHVGVKRVMTFLQNKKGLWKYIS; encoded by the coding sequence TTGCCACTTAACTTTCTTTCTACTCCTATAGATTACCTCGCTGGCATCGGTCCAGAAAGAGCTAAGTTGTTGCGCAGTGAGTTGCACATCCATACCTATGGTGATCTGGCAAACCTTTTTCCAAATAGATATATTGATAAAACGAAGTATTATAAGATCAATGAATTGGTTCCCGATAGTGCTCAAGTGCAGATTTTAGGTAAAATCCTAAACATAAAAACCGCAGGAGCAGGAAAAGCAGAACGTCTGGTAGCCACTTTTGCTGACGAGACAGGAAGAATGGAGCTGGTATGGTTCCGTAGTCAGAAACATTTTAAAGATAGTTTAAAGATCAATGAACCTTATGTAGCTTTTGGTAAAGTAGCTCGTTATGGTTCTCAATACAATATTGCACATCCAGATTTAGAATTACTAGCAGATCATAAGTCACGCAAGCAGAGTGCTATGACACCAGTCTATCCGAGTACAGAAATGCTCGCTAAACGCAAAATTACCAATACCTACATTGTAAAATGCATGCGCAAACTCTTTAGCGAGATCAACGGCGCTTTTGTAGAAACTTTACCAGATGATATGCGAGCGCATTACAAGCTGGTGGGTAAAAATGAAGCCATGCTCAATGCTCACTTTCCATCTACACCAGAGATGTTACGCGCCTCTATTTATCGATTAAAGTTTGAAGAACTTTTCTTTATTCAGATGGAATTACTTCTTCAAAATAGGATTAGAAAAACCAAAATTAAAGGATATGTCTTTGATCATGTAGGCGATAAATTCACTAATTTTTATAAGAATCACTTGCCTTTTGAACTTACAGGTGCTCAGAAAAGAGTAGTAAAAGAAATACGTGCTGACATGGCAACTGGCGCTCATATGAATCGATTGCTTCAAGGAGATGTAGGCTCAGGAAAAACCATTGTTGCCTTGCTCACCGCCTTACTAGCTCTTGATAATGGTTTCCAAGCCTGTATTATGGCACCTACAGAAATCCTTGCTCAGCAACATTACAGCGGCGTTTCAGAATTACTGGAAGGAACAGGAATTACAGTGTCCATTCTTACAGGATCTGTAAAAACCAAGAACCGTCGGGTGATTCATGAAGCTTTAGAAGATGGATCATTAGATATCTTGATAGGAACGCATGCGCTGATAGAAGATAAAGTAAAGTTTAAAAATATAGGAGTTGCAATTGTAGATGAACAACACCGTTTTGGCGTGGCACAAAGAGCCAAATTATGGAAGAAAAATGACCTGCCGCCACACGTTCTCGTAATGACGGCAACACCTATTCCTAGAACGCTGGCCATGAGTTTATATGGAGATCTAGATATATCGGTCATTGACGAATTACCGCCTGGTCGTAAAGAAATCAAAACGGTGCATCGTTTTGATAAGAATAGATTGGCTGTTTTTGCTTTTATCAGAGATGAAATAGCTCTTGGGCGACAAATATATATGGTGTACCCGCTGATTGAGGAATCAGAAACGCTAGATTATAAAGACCTTCAAGATGGTTATGAGAGCATCGTTAGGGAATTTCCTTTGCCTAAATATAAAGTGAGTATTGTTCACGGTCGTATGAAGTCAGAAGATAAAGACTACGAGATGAATCGCTTTGTAAAAGGGGAAACACAAATCATGGTGGCAACCACCGTTATAGAAGTAGGAGTAAATGTGCCTAATGCCAGTGTGATGATAATTGAAAGTGCCGAGCGTTTTGGACTTTCTCAATTGCACCAATTACGTGGTAGAGTAGGACGTGGAGCAGACCAGAGTTATTGTATTCTTATGACGGGTCATAAGTTGAGTAGTGATTCTAAAACCAGACTACAAACCATGGTGGCCACTACAGACGGATTTCAAATTGCTGAGGTAGATTTAAAATTGCGAGGCCCAGGAGATTTGATGGGAACACGACAAAGTGGGGTGATGGATTTACGTCTTGCCGATATCGTTAAGGACAACCAAATTTTAGCCCTAGCTAGAGAAGCTGCTCAGAAATTACTCGCTAAAGATGCTAAAATTGAAAAGCCAGAACATGTTGGGGTAAAACGAGTCATGACTTTTCTGCAGAATAAAAAAGGACTCTGGAAGTACATCAGTTAG